Within the Helicoverpa armigera isolate CAAS_96S chromosome 8, ASM3070526v1, whole genome shotgun sequence genome, the region GGACTTATAAAAGTCTTCAACAACTTTATTTATCGtctaattaaatacctaatattataattgcaaaTTGGTGAGTATGTTTGTTGCTTTGTCATGAAAAAATTATGGATATCGACGATagtgcttattttttttatgaatttgacATGTTTGACTAATTTAGGTAGGTTACATTTTAGTTCAGTATCTACTACATATTTTCAGCATTTGTGTCTGTTTTCACTTTGAACTGGCTTAATGAATGCTTAGAAGTTTATGTAAAGGGATTCACTCTGTTCTTCTATTAATTTCGGGTTCATACGACTGCGTACAAAACTTCAGATATCAGATCATATTACAAGTTTGATATCTTTTCACCCTCCAACACATTTAagggtaaaaaaaacttaaagaaagtttaaataaaactacttttacggattttatcgcggttatattatattatttaatcccgacgtttcggatcctttacagcatccatggtcacgggcagactaaggtgttggtcgtcttgatatattagttacaaacagctaccctacattttgttaattattattgacaatccgattcacgcaaaacgagctaactgtatccttaggtcgagcagttgtaggcttggattttgatttaatagtttctatgatgggattccaagcaggtggtatgacccagccatcttctctattgaaatttggatgttttttaatttcaatagcctcgcgaatcatcctaggtaggaatcggttttcttttgcaaggacttgtggtttatcaaatctgatgtaatgctgggccttgtctagtgtgtgttcacaaactgctgactgtctggaacggcggtgtttgacatcggcgatgtgttcttttacgcgggtccctatgcttcttttagtttggcctatgtaagagagaccacaatcacattcaagcttgtatacacccgcatcttgtagaggtatgtgacacttgacaggtggtaagaattgactaatcttcttcagcggcttgaagtaggttttgattgaagctcgcttcaagatgtagccaatcttgtctgtgactcctcttatgtatggaagaacagcaggtagacgctcaactgtggctggtttcacgcgggttctgcgacgagggcgtactcggagcttgttgtcgtgcagtacttgcttaacatgttgaaGCTCAGCACCCAGGTGTTGTTCATCGCAGATCCCACGTGCTCTCTGAAACAATGATTTACCAACGGTAGATAACTGTGTTGGGTGGTGGTGGGACTCACCATGAAGGTATTTGTCTGTATGGGTTTTCTTCCGATACACAGTGTGACTCAAGGTGTTATTAGGGTTACGGATAACCAAAACATCTAAGAAAGCTAAGGAGTTGTTTGCCTCTGACTCCATAGTGAATTGAATTTTGGGGTTTATGGAGttaagatgatttaaaaatgcTGTGACTTTGTCAGATGGTAGTATTGTGAAAGTATCATCTACGCCGCTTGTAGAATTTGGGTGTTATGGGTGCAGATTGCAGGGCTCGCTCCTCAAAATCCTCCATGAAGATATCAGCAACAATGGGAGATACTGGGGAGCCCATTGCTACACCATCCACTTGCGTGTAGAAGTGATTATTCCACAGTAAATAGCCAGATGTTAGGCAATGTTTTAACAGTTCAGCATATTCAGTAGGCATGTTATTCTCTGCTAGTTTCTTGGACACAATCTTGATGCAGTCTTCAACGGGTAAGCATGTAAACAATGACTGAACATCAAAACTGACCATAGTTTCATTGTCAGCTAGTTGTAGGTGTTTTATTTCACTGACAAAATGGTACGAGTCCTTTACATATGCTGCTGTGTTTCCTCTCAATGGTGAAAGTACTTTAGCCAGATGTTGAGCCAATCTGTAGGTTGGTGAGTCGATTTGGCTGACTATTGGTCGTAGTGGAGCATTAGGTTTGTGTATCTTCGGTAGCCCATACAGCTTTGGTGGTTTTGCGCAGCTAGGAACTAGGTATTTTACGTCTAGATTCAATGTTTCGGAGTACTTTTTTATCAAATCACTAgttgatttcaatgtttttgttgtgGGGTCGGTCTTCActtgtttatatgtacttacatccgataaaaggtcttgtattttatCATTGTAATCTGACGTATCCATCACCACCGTAGCATTACCTTTATCTGCACGTAGAATTGTTAATTCAGGCCTGTCGCGAAGGTTTTTTAACGCtagatattgatttttatttagattcggTTTGGGCAGTATGTTGCGACGTAATACAGACGAAATGTCCTGACGAATCGCCTCCGAAtcatgtttattgattttatttttaaacaggcaGTCTTCCACGTTGCATATAATGCTTTCTACCGGTATTTTTCGAGGTGTTACAGCAAAATTTAGGCCTTTCGATAACACTTGAACCGTATTTTCATCCAAGACATTTTTTGATAGATTGACAACTGCGCGTGATTGGCTCGCAGGTAACGGGCGCGTTCCGTTTTCTTTTCGTGTGTTATTTTGGACATTTGATTTAGACGTTAGTTTTTCAAATTTGATTATTTGTCtgtttttgcattcattatatttagatttttcgcGCTCATCTAGTATTTTCatgcaattattaaaatcaaatgtaGTTAAATCTATCTTTAATTCATGGGATGACGCCTCAATGTCTTGATTAACGCGGTGCAAATCGGATcgtgtattttgtattaactGCTGTAGTAACTTTTTACTTGCCTGGTTTAAGATCTTAGCGCTTCCTCGTATGTCCTTCCTTGGTGAAATTATGGCACACGTAGGAATGATGCTGTTGTCTCTGCATCTCTTCAAGAAATTCAAGGATGTTATGAATCTTGCGCGCTTCGTCTTGAGATCTTCCAACCGgcgtattttatttgcaattggCAGTCCGTACTGgttaacatattgatttctgacacttacgcgaatattagacatttaaataaaactacttttacggattttatcgcggttatattatattatttaatcccgacgtttcggatcctttacagcatccatggtcacgggcagaatcggattgtcaataataattaacaaaatgtagggtagctgtttgtaactaatatatcaagacgaccaacaccttagtctgcccgtga harbors:
- the LOC126053674 gene encoding LOW QUALITY PROTEIN: uncharacterized protein LOC126053674 (The sequence of the model RefSeq protein was modified relative to this genomic sequence to represent the inferred CDS: inserted 2 bases in 1 codon) codes for the protein MSNIRVSVRNQYVNQYGLPIANKIRRLEDLKTKRARFITSLNFLKRCRDNSIIPTCAIISPRKDIRGSAKILNQASKKLLQQLIQNTRSDLHRVNQDIEASSHELKIDLTTFDFNNCMKILDEREKSKYNECKNRQIIKFEKLTSKSNVQNNTRKENGTRPLPASQSRAVVNLSKNVLDENTVQVLSKGLNFAVTPRKIPVESIICNVEDCLFKNKINKHDSEAIRQDISSVLRRNILPKPNLNKNQYLALKNLRDRPELTILRADKGNATVVMDTSDYNDKIQDLLSDVSTYKQVKTDPTTKTLKSTSDLIKKYSETLNLDVKYLVPSCAKPPKLYGLPKIHKPNAPLRPIVSQIDSPTYRLAQHLAKVLSPLRGNTAAYVKDSYHFVSEIKHLQLADNETMVSFDVQSLFTCLPVEDCIKIVSKKLAENNMPTEYAELLKHCLTSGYLLWNNHFYTQVDGVAMGSPVSPIVADIFMEDFEERALQSAPITPKFYKRXVDDTFTILPSDKVTAFLNHLNSINPKIQFTMESEANNSLAFLDVLVIRNPNNTLSHTVYRKKTHTDKYLHGESHHHPTQLSTVGKSLFQRARGICDEQHLGAELQHVKQVLHDNKLRVRPRRRTRVKPATVERLPAVLPYIRGVTDKIGYILKRASIKTYFKPLKKISQFLPPVKCHIPLQDAGVYKLECDCGLSYIGQTKRSIGTRVKEHIADVKHRRSRQSAVCEHTLDKAQHYIRFDKPQVLAKENRFLPRMIREAIEIKKHPNFNREDGWVIPPAWNPIIETIKSKSKPTTARPKDTVSSFCVNRIVNNN